One Aegilops tauschii subsp. strangulata cultivar AL8/78 chromosome 2, Aet v6.0, whole genome shotgun sequence genomic window, cAGCATCATTCTGGAAACATGAtatcgaggttgaccatacttccctcctcgcaggaactgcatcctgacatgaagttactacttttttagatcaatactcagagcaacccagatccatttagtagaagccagataaacaggactcggagaagtgaattcaaaaggagaaatataaaaatagactccaaggtgagaacacccacttcctacatcaagctaaaaacgaaagcattaggacgattaagactcttcttagtACACATCAAAGAATATGaggctaagagaaacagaaactacaacatatacacatcgaagaacacgagacTAAACggaagtaattgaaagggtgttacttaccaaagctcggtTTATAGGTTCGGttcagctcctctttaacttgccatgttccttgaagatgtccccaatatcccatgtttggtcttcattgctcctctgcatgttcacactcatggttttaaaatctcaacatggcaagaaaaatatagtaatactcacgcatcttgtgggcaacattaaagcactcatctaccatgttagagcatctccaataggaGGGCAACGTGCGGCGCGTTAAAAAAGTGTTTACAGTGCCGGAATAGCTAGTTTTTGCAGGCCGCGGAGTGCTGGCTCCAGTGGCCGTTGCAAAAAAATTGCGCGCGCGTGCTGCTCCAGCAGACGCGCTATTTGTTTCTCCTTTCTACTCTGACTTGATACACATTCGAATCCGAGTCGATACTTGCATAGATTGATACATatatagttctcagcatagatatagcatagatagatagaaAAATAGATAGTTCAACTACTCCACGTCGTCCGACTCcgcctcggtgatgtcctcctccgatgTCCCATTGTAGGTGTCAAGATACCGATCATCGTCAGAGTCCCAGGGCGATGCTGCTCCTAGCTTGATGTTGAATTGAGCGGCCGCCTTTCGCGTACGCCTGTCCTCATGATAGGTGGCTCGTTCTACCCTCCACTTCTCCCTCTTCGCCCTCCTTTGCATGTAGAACTCACGCTTGTTGATGATGTCCTGCAGGAAGCGTTGGCACCACAACACCATGTCtgcctcgtccatctcggcgatgccgagacggtgctcccgcctctggttgtcgcgacgatactcgtcggtgataagccgcgacggaggcgcgagctcctgcacccgctcccgcgtcggcacgttggggaagttcatcTCCCTACGAGGCCGGCGGAGGTGCCACACCGCGGCATCGTATGCGCGGGCGGCCTCGTGGGTGGTGTCAAAAGTGTCAAGGCTGAGGCGCATCTCGCGGAACCGGATCttggcggagaagccgccggaggggcgcgcgcggacgccgcggtagccCCAAGTATCCCGGCGGCAccgcggcatggtggcgcggtggcggcgaGGTGAGAAAGAGCATGGAGAGAGCAGTGGCGAGGCACACAGcagtgggagggcgttggattttataaagcgtgccggacgccgcgcgccaaaactagcgcccGCCCGGCCGCTTTTCCCCCCGCatgcgcgatcctttcccgacatCCCTGCTATCTCCACTCTCTTCTCTACTcttatattatatatataatatttATATTTATCATTACTTCTTATATcttatatatattatatatatatctcctactcttataaaaaacagagttggtgatgatggtgtgcctaccatcctgcaatatagccCGTCCGATTtgtatctgatggataggaaggaaactatgccaattttgcaaaaagatacccacacccctctccacatttgcaaataaggtcttccctcgttcatccttttctcccacaagataaactactcatacaaatgcatcttgatgttctgtgcaacgcatgggcatcttgctggttctaaaaaactttccatcatttgccacactactggttgcaggtGAAGAATCTACCAAAGCACAGCGCAATACAGGAGCGACTCACAATTACAAggtgatattctgttggacaatgcaAGCTATAACCAATTaattttacgggaacaatagcaaccaggaaatttgaagggtaggtatgaacaaaattggaactgcataTGTACTGCTAAGAGATTCAGCATACACATTACCAATTGAGGAGGAGTACGATGGTCACGGCGGCCTCTGTGCATCATGATCAGCAACGGGAGTCCAGTTCATTGTCCATGATGGTGGTGCTTCTACGCTTGGCGCCGACTttcgggaagcagatccgagactgTGGAAGACGGTGcaggggaagaggctccgtgtatgACGATGacacggtggaccggctccactGCGGCATACGACGTCGTCGATGAgtcagatgcgctgcggtggacgagtgcgtcGATGTAGAAGGGGACGAGCACGAAGGTTCCGGTGCcatggagaagtctattttgcagtggggatagaaaatggggagtattcaggtgtactactctaggttgcagggtggggttggctgggtagggtgaacctgaagttaccaaaacagccccctaccaaccaTCATCCATAGGCCTGTTCCGAAGCGTATGATGGTAACTTcacactgctcgaatcagggtcacATGAGATTTTCCCGctgacctcaaaattttgtgacactgaactccccgtttggcgtgttgggtgattgggctaagcaactagcaagtagtactggtagttagtagtactagtaactactagtactccctccgtttttattaactctgcatgttaggtttgaccgaagtcaaacttcctaaagttggaccaagtttatagaaaaatataaacatttaccataacaaatatgtatgatgtgaaagcacattcaataatgaatctaatggtatttatttcttattgtatatgttaatattttttgttataaactttgtgagagtttacaaaacttgactttgaccaatgctaatacgaggacttaaataaaaacagagggagtacacatttgttttcttagtttgtagtggaattaatcatttgttgtaatcataaaataaatatattaggttactgacttcgaatgtaatggtttatacaattcaatagttagaatcattgttgaattccaagatgtatacgaggtctatagtacttcacaatatgctcaaagtcacataatcccagtcaaatgaaaatcaaaatgcatttcatagttattactttgtaggatgcaacaaaaccaaccataactctacatgatccattataaaagcaacattttgaacacatcccaatgtgtgaatgaaacgtgtagagagagcttgcgaagatggggaagatagggcgggaaagattgtatgtatgtgggcgagagagtaggagacaaacctaagaagagagagagagagagagagagagagagagagagagagagagaaagaagttaggtctgtgagaaagatggagacatgtaatatacgtgagatgtgtgtgcatccggattttgtacacgtggaaggagaagagacaactggttcgatgagagagctggaaaaacatggacgagaggggaatgatctcgtgggttgagggattgataattttgtgcgggagagagaggggggaggagtcaatcagccgtcgtcacatcatcctgcttccaaatggccccgcattctctagtgcagtgtggtcgccatcttcgatctcctcgatgccctctttgaagattgaggtggtgtgcatgctggggtgcagagaagcaaAAGCAAGAGTGGttgccatataaccttggatggggatgaattgtgtgctcgggggagggggagtgtgtgtgcaatgtgtgtgtgtgtgttagatattgagagaaatcaaacctaaggagagaatgtgtgtgtatgtgacggaaagctagatgctaaatagggttttcatgaagagattgtgcatgtgagatagagagcgatgtgcgggccttgaggtgggcatgggccgggtgagggtgtcaaaatgtgtgcgttgatgcatgtgttacatgcgatcgtgcgagggacggagaatcaagagagatggttgttgtgttacggattctcctctctctctctctctctctcgcacacacacaagtacaaatagaagaccgtcctctcatgtatacacaacgtatcggcatctctCTATGTCTcgctcatgcatgatcatttgcacattgacaccctctctatgtctctatcacacgcacaccgtctccacattgcccttccgccacaacacacatatggacacatacacgcgttctctctcagtcacacacacagaATCAGTGTTAAAAAgtactagggcgcacctaaaacgtccaaatccaaataagcACGAACtgaagctaaattcaaatatatggaaatattgtagcgtgaagaacttttccaggaaaaaaaaGTAGAGTAATtatcggggattgttttcacacacacacaaaaaggttcggtggatgtccttcgagcgcgacacggtggcGCACCGTTCGATGGACCGCGCGACCACGGTGCACATGCTTGCACATGATTCTGTATCGATGTTGTGCTAACTAATATGGTAGTATAAGCGCTGCCTCattctaatgtttacgtgtacttgTACGGtgttcttttaagtttgaccaaccctatataaaactaaactaccatacgcgcactcatcaacatgccaccgccgccgttgcgcatgccggtgCCCGCCTGCTCTAGCCGaccatttctcgcccatcacaGTCGTGTtaccgccatccctgtgccatgaagccgaaggcttgcccgctcacgtcgtctgaagtccctcctcgcgatgcctcCGCGCTACCAAGCACgtgagcagctggtggagccgcatCTATGCCCACAACATACGAAGAGGAGGAAGAGTGCGTGCTCCAGCACGTCGACGAGGAGGGGcaagcgtgtcattgtcgtctccacCCACGCGGAGGAGGCGcacatggtggctgtcgcggcggaagctcGTGGCTCCCGCGCCGAGCACGCAAACCGGGTGCAGATGTGGAATCttccttcgagaccttgaatgccacatggatcctgcaatctgaagcaACAATtcgggtcagtcgactcttgggAGCGGTTGGATGCAACATGGACGGCcggaagggcttcttcaaccttcgAAATTGGTTCACTGTTCATCTTCTCTCTCAGGCATCGAGCCGCTGGCCTGCCACAGGCCTAACTGCCTGCCGctgtgtaacgccccgagaccgacgcttcagaagacttccttatttcgtgatcgccgtgtgttccttttggtgcttgctcttttattttttgcgttgcttcatgtcatcatgccatcatgtcattaaatctttgcataaaaacctaactaaataaattgcatggatcttcgatccatttaaatcgagggaaatgcacatggtgattttctctttataacatatcctcctaatccttatggagctattataaatattccattaattgGAGTCCACCTTAACACACGTGCAAAATTAATCCTATGCCTTTTCTGCTTTGCGTCGATCTCTCTAACCTTGCCTATATTTCTTTTCCCATTTATCGAGGCTCTTCCTAATTTCCCAACATTTTCGGACTCCTCAATGCCTTGAACTctttcaaaccatttgaattaaattcaaatgagtttgaatttaaatcttccAATCAGGCCACCTCTATTTTTCCTGGAACGAGcatatttttgtgagtccgggaaaattacccgcatgtgcaaattctttccctaaccctatctttctttttcttctctctattacttttctgctaaaagagaaataagagagagggagaagagaagcCCAGCAGCCGCATCCCACTAGGCCAGGCCTCTGGTCATTTTTTCCCTCTCCACTGGGCCGGCCTCTAAGGCCCAGCCGCCCTCACCAGCTTCCTAACCCTAGCCCTCACCACGCTCTGGCCCGATCCCCTCTCTCCTCTTCGTTCTCCTCCTGCCGccgcacacacacgcacgcatcaGGCAGAGCCCGCTCGATCCCCTCGCCTCCATCCTCCACGAGCCGGTCTCCCCACCTCTGGCAACGGCCGCCGTCCCGTGCCCAAGCTCCGCCGCTCGCGAGCCTCCCCT contains:
- the LOC109767116 gene encoding uncharacterized protein, with amino-acid sequence MPRCRRDTWGYRGVRARPSGGFSAKIRFREMRLSLDTFDTTHEAARAYDAAVWHLRRPRREMNFPNDIINKREFYMQRRAKREKWRVERATYHEDRRTRKAAAQFNIKLGAASPWDSDDDRYLDTYNGTSEEDITEAESDDVE